Below is a genomic region from Citrobacter telavivensis.
CCGCTGGGCGCGCCGTATAAAATTGCGCCGACGCCCATCTCCGGCGATGCAATACTGCCGGAACCGATGCTGGACGTCTTTTTTGCCGCCAGACAACACCCAATGCCCATGATGATTGGCTCGAACAGCGATGAAGCCAGCGTGATGGCCGTCTTTGGCATCGACCTTGCCGGGCAAATCCAGAAACTACGTCGTGAACGCAGGCTGGGACTCGGCCTGATTAAGCTGCTGTATCCGGGTGTGAAGGGCGATGAAGAGCTGGGGCGGCATGTGTGTCGGGATATGGCGTTTACGGCATTGGGCTATGTGGTGATGCAGGCGCAGCAGCGGGTTGGCGAACCGTGCTGGCGTTACTGGTTCGATTACGTTGCGGAAACGGAGCATCACACCTACGCCAACGGCGCATGGCATGGCAATGAAGTGCCTTATGTTTTTGATACATTGATGCTCGCCGAGCCCTCGCGCAATTACGTGAACGCTAACGATCTCGCTTTTGCCGCCCACGTTGCGGATTACTGGGTCAATTTCGCCCGTCATGCCAGCCGGTCTTGCGATGTGCTTCACGGACCGGTCCGCTGGCCTGCCTGTATTCAGGGCCGCGATCGGTTGTTGCGCATTGGGCTGAACAAGTTCGCCGGATTTAAGGTTGAGAACCGGTTCATGCGGGCGCGGCTTTCGCTCTTTAAACGGGTGATGGCCCACCATGTCAGTCTCGACTAACTTTGCACAAGCTGAAAGTTTGTGCGGGAAAATTTACGTGGGAATCAGTCTGTTCTCATCGACACGAAATATTTTCCGTTTTGTTCAGATAATCAGCGGCCAACAATTGGATTCTTAATGAATTTTGTCTAGAGTGAGCGGTCAGAATTATGCAACTTCTTGCCGCTGTCGAGCGCCAGCGCGGGACCCTTCACATGACCAGAAGGATTTACTTTCAGGTATGAATCGCAGACGATTTATTAAAGGTTCAATGGCAATGGCCGCCGTGTGCGGTACCAGCGGTATTGCTTCACTCTTCACCCGTGCTGCTTATGCGGCGGAATCCGACATTGCAGACGGACAAACCGTCCGCTTTGATTTTTCCGTACTGCAATCCATGGCGCACGATCTCGCGCAGAAACCGTGGGGCGGTGCGCCGCGTGCGTTGCCTAATACGCTGGCGAATCTGACGCCGCAGGCCTACAACAGTATTCAGTACGATGCCGCGCAATCGCTGTGGAACAACGTCGAAGACCGCCAGTTGGATGCGCAGTTCTTCCACGTCGGGATGGGCTTTCGTCGCCGCGTACGCATGTTCTCCGTTGATTCCAGCACCCATCAGGCGCGTGAGATCCACTTCCGTCCGGAACTGTTTAAATACAATGATGCCGGCGTTGATACCAAACAACTGGAAGGGCAAACCGATCTCGGCTTTGCCGGTTTTCGCGTCTTCAAAGCGCCCGAACTGGCGCGTCGCGACGTCGTCTCCTTCCTTGGCGCAAGCTATTTCCGTGCGGTTGATGATACCTATCAGTACGGGCTTTCCGCGCGCGGTCTGGCAATTGACACCTACACCGACACCAAAGAAGAGTTCCCGGATTTCACCGCCTTCTGGTTCGATACGGTGAAACCAGGCGCCACCTCGTTTACCGTGTACGCGCTGCTGGACAGCCCGAGCATCACCGGTGCCTATAAGTTCGTGATTCACTGCGAGAAGAGCCAGGTGATCATGGATGTCGAAAATCGTCTCTATGCCCGCAAAGACATCAAACAGTTGGGCATCGCCCCGATGACCAGTATGTTCAGCTGCGGCAATAACGAACGCCGCATGTGCGACACCATTCATCCGCAGATCCACGACTCCGATCGACTGGCGATGTGGCGCGGTAACGGCGAGTGGATCTGCCGCCCGCTGAACAATCCGCAGAAGCTGCAATTCAACGCCTATACCGATAACAATCCGAAAGGGTTCGGCCTGCTGCAACTGGACCGCGATTTTACCCACTATCAGGACATCATGGGCTGGTACAACAAGCGCCCAAGCCTGTGGGTTGAACCGCGTAACCAGTGGGGCAAAGGCACCATCGGCCTGATGGAGATCCCGACGACTGGCGAAACGCTGGATAACGTGGTCTGCTTCTGGCAGCCGGAAAAAGCCATCGAAGCGGGTGACGAGCTGGAATACAAATACCGTCTGTACTGGAGCGCACAGCCGCCGGTCCGTTCGCCGCTGGCGCGCGTGATGGCGACCCGCACCGGTATGGGTGGATTCCCGGAAGGCTGGGCACCGGGTGAGCACTATCCGGAGAAATGGGCACGGCGTTTTGCGGTCGATTTCGTGGGTGGCGATCTGAAAGCGGCCGCGCCGAAAGGCATTGAGCCGGTGATTACGTTGTCCAGCGGTGAAGCGAAACAGATTGAGATCCTCTACGTTGAACCGTTTGACGGTTATCGCATCCAGTTCGACTGGTACCCGACGTCTGACTCGACCGATCCGGTGGATATGCGTATGTTCCTGCGCTGTCAGGGAGAGGCGATCAGTGAAACCTGGCTGTATCAGTATTTCCCGCCTGCGCCGGATAAACGTAACTACGTCGACGACCGCGTGATGCGTTAATCGACGCCGACGCCCTTCGTTATGCGAAGGGCGTCATCAGAGATGAGCGTGAAATATCTGTACAGGAATTAAACACGATCCCGTTCGCATTTTTCCCTAAGTCAAATGAGTAAGCTGAAGGAGTGTATTTCTTATACACATGGTTTATCACTAACAGGGAGAGCGTATGTTTCCAGAATACAGAGATCTGATTTCCCGACTGAAATCCGAGAATCCTCGCTTTCTGTCTCTTTTCGAAAAGCACAACAACCTTGATCATGAAATTGCCAGGCTGGAAGGTTCCGATGGTCGGGGATACAATCTCGAAGTCGTTCGTCTGAAAAAACAGAAACTCCAGCTTAAGGACGATATGCTCAAAATACTGCAGAAAGAAAGCGTTGATGCGGGGTAATCCGCGTTGATGAGCCGCTAACCGCACAGAAGGAAAACCACGCTTTTTCCTTCTGTGTCAGCAAGCTAAGCCGCCGGCCCTGGCGGCTTTTTTGTGCCTGTCATTCAGCGATGTGGCAACACCAGATGACATCCCGCGTGGGTGTAGCGCTGCACAATGTCATCCGCGAGCGCGCTGTCGCTGATGATCGTTTTAATACATGAGAGCGTGGCCACCGCGTGAGGTTCGACGGCATCAAACTTTGAATGATCGGCCATCAGCACCACGTCGCGGGCGCGTTGAATAATCCGCGTTTTAACGCCGACTTCGAACATCGTCGCGTTGGTGATCCCCGTTGCCAGCGACAGCGCATCGCAGGAGATAAAGGCCCGTTCTACCGAAAACGCATTGATCATCTCCAGCGCCAGGCTCTCACCCACCGAAAAGTAACCCGGACGAATCAGTCCGCCGATGATGTAGCTCTCGACGTGCGGAAAACAGCCCAGCTCATTGGCGATTTTGATGTCGTTACAGATGACTTTCACCCGCGCATCGGCCAGACATTTCGCCAGTTCCAGACAGGTGGAACCGGAATCAAGAAAGAAACAGTCGCCGTCTTTGATCATCGTGCGGGCCAGGGCGGCAATCTCTTTTTTGGCCTCCGCCTGCAATGTCCGTTTGACATCAAAAACATACTCTTTGTCATCCATGCTGTCGTCAAAATCAAGGCTGCCGTGACCGCGAATCATGCCGGGATACTGGCTGGCGATATACTGGAAATCACGACGGACGGTGGCCTCCGCATAGCCAAACAGTTCCATGGCCTGCTGGGTAGAGAGATGACGATGCTGCCACAGATAGTGCAGCATCTGTTTGATACGGTCAGGGCGCTGTTGGCTCATCGAAGCAATCTCCTCTTACAGTCCGGCAAACCGGGATAACGTGGCGTGATAGTTTTCTGATGAGAACAGCGCGCGTCCCACGACAAGATGCTGCGCGCCCGCTGTCGCCAGCTGTTGTGCAGCGGAAAGCGTTATGCCACCGTCGGCCCAGCACGCCGCTTCAGGAAAACAGTCGCGTACGCGACGGACCTTCTCACACAGGGCGGGAATGAACTGCTGACCGACGCCGTCGGGTTCGCTGGTCATGACCATCAGCGCATCCAGGTGTGGTGCCAGATAGCAATACGCGTCAACAGGGGTGGCCGGATTAAACGCCAGCCCGGCTTTCGCGCCGATAAGCCTTATTTGTGCCAGCGTTTCAGAAGGATATGCCAGCGCTTCAGCATGAACAAAAATCCACGCCGGTTTGAGTTCTGCCAGAGCAGAAAACCAGTCCTGTGGGCGGGAAATCATAAAATGAAATGAGAGGGGATGTGTCGTCTGCCGGGCGACGGCCTGCACGGTTTTGAGGCCAAAGGTAATGTTGTTAATAAAGCTGCTGTCTTCGATATCCAGATGCAGTGAACCCATATCGGCATCGGCCAGGGCAGTCAGCGTCGTCCCGTAGTGCAGTGGATCCGCCGACGCAAGAGAAGGGTGCAGAATCATCATCGCCTCCGTTATCCGCATACCTGCGCAAACAGCGCGGCGTCGGTTTGCGCTTGTCGCACCGCCGCGAGTCGTTCGGGTGAATCAATAAACTGACTGATGCGCTGGAGGGTGAGGATATGCGCATTGGCATCCGTCGCGCTGACGCACAGCAGCAGCCAGACCGGGTCGCATTCCTCATGACCAAACGCGACGGGCGTTTTAAGCGTCGTGATGCTGACCTGATTGTGGTTAGCCCCTTGTTCGGGCCGCGCATGGGGTAAGGCGATACCGGGGGCAATTAAATAGTACGGCCCCCAGTTCAGCGTGTTGTCGATAATGCCGTCCACGTAGCCCGGTTGCGCAGCGCCAAAGGTAATCAGCGGGCGAGCGGCGATCTCGACGGCCTGGCGCCAGTCTTTGGCCTCGCGCTGTGTCTGCACCCACTTAACATCGTTTATCATCAGTCGTTGACTCCTTGCCGGTTAGGGTTACTCTGATAGCGATCCCCGTCGAGACTTTTGACGAAGGCGGCAGGGATCGCTGTACTACCGGGGGTAAGCGCTCTGCTTATCCCCTTTTTTATTGCCGTATATGATGCACTTTTTCCATAAACCGACTGACCCGCGCCTGATCGACAAAGTTGGCGAAAACGCCGTCCTTTTTAAAGGTGGTGGCCGTTACGCAACCGTCAGCAATGCTAAGCTGTTCCTCAACGTTTTCCAGACACACGCCGGTATTCGCCAGCACCACGGTATCCGGCACCGTCTCTTTTACCCGCTTTAGCAGGGCGCTGTCGGTGCGTGCGCCCGCCGTCAGACCAGAGACGCAGAGGGCATCCGGATGGTTGTTAAAGACGGTGGATTTCGCAATGGAACAAATATCGCGATTGCCCAGATATACCGCCGCTTCAGGCACAATATTGAACAGCGTTTTGACCCCACCCGCGCCGATGCGGTGCTGATGACGTATGGTCTCACCGACGTTGGTGTCCCAGACGCCGAAGTCGCTGGCGTAGGCACCGGTAAAAATCTCGCGAATAAACGATGCGCCCGTCGCCATAGCCAGGTCGAACGACGCGACCGGATCCCACAGCACATTGACGCCAAACGGGATGCGGATTTCGCTCATCAGTTGTCCAATCACCCTCGCCATTGCCGCGGTGGTTTCCGGGCGAACCTTCGTGAGATAGGGGAGACTAAACTCGTTGGAAAACATCACGGCATCCACGCCGCCATTTTGTAGCGCCAGCAGATCGTCCCGGGCGCGGTCGATCACCCAGTTCATCCCTTTCTGCGCATCAAAGCTCGGGTCGCCGGGCAATGCGCGCAAATGGCACATGGCAATAACAGCTTTTTCCGTTCCAATAACCTCTTTCAGCCAACTCATTGAAGGTACTCCTTATTCCGATAGTTCACGTTTACGTAAGAACAGCACGACGCTGGCGACGATACCCACCGCCACGACGACGCCAATAATGCCAAGCGACATCAGCTCCGAAATTGACCAGCCAAACATGTTGCCTACGGACAGTGCAGAGATTTGCGCGTTTTCACCGGCAAAGCTGAAACCGCCCTTAAGCGCCATGTCGGTGAAGTAGGGGGCAAACTGCGTGGCGATCAGCAGGACGGTGACCATGACAATCACGCCGCTGATTAAGGTGCGAATCAGGTCGCCGCGATGGATAACCGTCGCCATACAGATAAAGAACGGTGCGACGGGCAGGTCGGCAAGCGGCAGCACTTTGTTGCCGGGCAAGATGCTGGCGAGAATCAACATGATAGGGATCAGCAACAGGCCAACGGCAATGGTGGTGGGGTGACCCAGCGTGACGGCGGTATCCAGACCGATATACACCTCACGTCCCTTAAAATGCTTCTGGAAGAATTTACGTGCGCCGTCGGAGATGGGGAGTAACCCTTCAACAATCAGACGGATCATGCGCGGGAACAGCACCATAATCGCCGCGACGGTGATCATCAGGCTGGCGCAGCCTTTAAATCCTTCACCCGCCGCGAGACCAAAGATCAGACCGAGCACCACGCCGATAATGACCGGGTCGCCGACCATGCCGTAGCGTTTCTGGATCTCCTGGGCATCAATGTTGCGTCCTTTCATAAACGGAATTTTTTCGTAGATGGCATCGAGGAGAACGAACAGTGGTACCGAACTGGAACCATAGCCCTGCGGAATGGAGATCCCCTCCAGTCCGACGATGTTCTGCACGCGCTTAGCCGTCCAGTCGGCCATTTTCAGCGACAATGCCGCGTGGCAAATGGCACCCAGCACGCCATAAATCAGACTGCCGGTCATTAACTGGACCACGGTGCCGGTAATGGCGTAGTGCCAGTAGTTATAGATATCGACGTTCATGGTTTTGGTCAGACGGGTGACCAGCATCGCGACGTTGAGCAGAAAAATAATCGGGATAATCATTGCGCCAATGGCGGTGGCGTACCCGACGCCAGAGGCCGGTCCTGCGCCGACGTCAAACACATGCAGGGTCAGACCAAAGCGTTCAATCATCACTTTGATGGGCGGACTGAGGCTGTCGATCGCCATGACGATCACCAGCCCCATTCCGACAAAACCAATCCCTACCGTGACCCCGGCTTTGATCGCCTGCAGCCAGGGAATACGGAAGATCAACCCAATCACAATCATGATGATGGGAACAAAGACGGTACCACCGAGAGACAGGATGTAGTCAAACATAATGCCTCCTTGTTATTGCGTTAACAGTGCCTTGATTTCTTGCTTCAAGGCGTCGTCGTTAATTCCCGTTAGCAGTGCCGCGCCGTTTAACGTGGGAATACCGTAATCGTTATTGGTACGCATGGACGTCACAATCAGGTCCATGCCGTTACAATTCAGCGGGATCTCATTGAGACAACACTGGGCGGTGCTTGCCGGAATGCCTTGTTCAGCAAGGAACTCCTGCAACTTGTGCGCAATCATGGTTGACGTCGACATGCCGGTACCGCATGCCACAAGGATCTTTTTCATAATGGATTTGCCTCTTGTGTAGTGCCTGAATCAGGCTCAACGGGAAAGTGCCCGGCTGGCATACCAGCCAGGGCGGTCAATAAGCGAATGCAGTCAGTCAAATCGCGCAGACTGGCGACCTCCGCGGGAGAATGGGTATAGCGACAAGGGATAGAGAGGCTGACGCAGGGAATGCCGTCCTGCTCAACCTGGATATAGCCCGTTTCGGTGATAACACCGGGCGCGACTTCGCGCTGCACGGGAATATGGTGCGCAAGGGCCGTTTGCTCAAGCATGTGGATCAGTCGCGGTGGCGTGATTAAACCGGCCAGCGTGCCACGTCCGTGATAGTTCAGGCAGGTGATGCCGACCCCCTGGTTGACCCGGACGTCGGAGTAGTCCTGCAGATCCGGCGTATCGCATGACGGCGTGATATCAATGCCGATGGCGAGATCCGGCTTAACGCGGCGTAAAACCGGGACAATGCCGCGGATGTTGAACTCTTCCTGCACGGACGCCACCAGATAAACCGCGATATCCAGCGACGCTGTGCCGATGGCATCCGCCACGCCCAGCAGCGCCGTGCACCCCAGACGATCGTCCAGCGCTTTGCTGCACACGAGATCGTTCGCCAGCAGTTGCGGTGGGTTATACAGCGTAACCGGCGTACCGACCTGGATGCCCATCCGCAGGGCGTCGGCTTTATCCTTCGCGCCGATATCAATCCACAGTTTATCGACGCAAGGTGATTGCGTGCGTTCATCCCCCTTTGCAAAGTGGTACGCCTTAATGCCGATGCATCCCATCACCGGGCCATTATCTCCGGCGAGCGTGACGACCGAACCGGACATAGTGACCTGCGCCGGGCCGCCCACACGTTCGAAGCGCAAAAATCCCGACGGCTCAATTTTGCGCACCATAAAGCCGACTTCATCCATGTGGGCAAACATCATCAGTCGCAAGGCATTCGGGTTATCGCTACCGTAGCGGGCGACGACATTTCCTAACCGATCGCGCCAGACCTCTTTTGCCTGACGTTTAAATTCGCGTAGCATGACCTCAGCGACGCTGTTTTCATGCCCTGAAACGGCATTGAGATGCAAAAGCGAGAACAGTGTTTCCTGCACAGAAAATGACATAAGGATCTCCGTAGAAGATAAAACAATCACTCGTTGAGCGTTTTATAGGCGCTGGCTGGGCGAATAATTGTGAGCAGTCTCACGTGGAAATAGCGAAAGTAGAGGAAATAAAAAATAATGTGAGGTAAGTAGAATAAAAACGCTCAATGCTGATGAATGTCTGAACGCGGGAGGAAGAATACGGGTGAGTGAAATTATTGAGATCAATGACACGCTACAACTACGGGCGGTAGAGGAATGTCACGTTGCCGGGCTGTATCAACTGGTACGTAAAAACAGTGCCTGGCTACAGCAGTTTTTAGACTGGCCGCAATACGTCAACGCTGAAGAGGATTCGCGAAAATCCGTGCAGGGCAACATGATGCTCCACCAGCGGGGCTATGCCAAAATGTTCCTGATTTTCGACGGCGAGGAGATGCTGGGCGTGCTGTCGTTTAATCAGATCGAGCCGTTGAACAAAGCGGCTTATATCGGTTACTGGATAGATGAAGCGCAGCAGGGGAAAGGGATCCTGTCGCGCGCGTTGCAGGCGTTTATTCATCACTATGCCGGGCGAGGCGAAATTCGCCGCTTTGTTATCAAATGTCGGGTAAAAAATCTGGCAAGCAATCAGGTGGCACAGCGCAATGGCTTTACGCTTGAAGGCTGCCTGAAGCAGGCGGAGTTCCTGAACGGTCACTATGACGATGTTAATCTGTACGCACGAATCATCGATTCGTCGCTACAGTGAACCAATCAGCGGTGTGCGAGTGATATGCTGTTCACCGTTGAACACTTTCGGGCCGCGCAGGTGAATGGCCTCGTCTGTGGCGGCCTCAACGGTGGTGCGTCCTCGGATGTCGATGTGATTTTCAATCAGTACCTCACCGAGAATACGCGCATCGCCTTCAATCAGAATATGATCGTCGAGTAAAATGGGACCGCCGCGCAGCACGGCGTTTCCGCCCACCAGCACGTGATGTTTAAGGACACAGTTGCCTTCCACTCGCGCCTGTTCCGCCACCTGCGAACTGTAGCGCAGGGTGGGGATCGCATCGTCCCCGGTGCCGGCTATTACCTGCGCACGACCGTAGACTTTCGCACAATCGCAAATCCAGACGTTATTTTCGTCGTTACCTTCAATCAGCGCGTCATCAAAAACTTCGGCCCGATGCTCAATAAACGCGTAGCTGACGATGGCGTCGCCATAGATTTGCGCCTGGTGGACAATGCGTGAATTGATAACCGTGGCGCGGTCATAAACTTGCAGGATCCGATCGCGCTCGACGGTGAGTCCGCGCGCCGCGACAATCTCTGATTGTTGCAGAATCCGCGCGTCGCCAAAGAGGTGGCAGTCGCCGCGAACCGTGGATGACTGAATCGTGACGTTGTCACTGATTCTGGCACCGTGGCTGAGCTCCGCATGGTCTATCCAGACGTTATCGCCAAGGCTGACGTTGTCGCGTAGCAGGCAGGGCTGGGTGATACGCGCATTGCCCGAAATTATACAGCCGGCAAAGGCCAGCGTGTTTTCGTCGTAAATCCAACAATCTCCGGTATGGGCCAGCACGCTTTCATCATCAATCCAGCCGCCAGCGTCACCGGTTTTCACATCATTAAAGTCAACGAGTGCGATAATCTGGCGTAGTAATACGCTCTTTTTATTGCCATTATCCAGGTAACTGAACGCGCGCGGTTCGTCGCTGAGTCGGTATTTACGCATGAAGGCATTCCGTTTAGTCGCTTACTATAACCGTAGCAAATTCTGCGACGCTGGCTAACGCGGATAAAATTCCATAAAATGCATTTAAAATATACTTTATAAATTAAACAAAATGAGCAACAACAAGAGTAGCGATCGCGTCCTGAATCTTCCCGCCGGTTACTTCGGCATGGTCCTTGGGACGATTGGAATGGGCTTTGCCTGGCGCTATGCCAGCCAGATCTGGTCGGTCAGCCACTGGTTCGGCGACGGTCTGGTGATGCTGGCGATGGTGATATGGGGACTGCTGACGCTGGCGTTTATCACGCGTCTGATCCGCCTTCCGCACAGCGTGATCGCCGAGATTCGCCATCCGGTGATGAGCAGTTTTGTCAGCCTGTTTCCGGCCACCACGATGCTGGTGGCGATTGGTTTTGTTCCGTGGTGTCGTCCGCTGGCGATTGGCCTGTTTAGCGTCGGGGTCGTCATTCAACTGGTTTACGCAGCATGGCAGACCGCCGGGCTGTGGCGCGGCTCGCACCCACAAGAGGCAACAACGCCAGGACTCTATTTACCCACGGTCGCTAACAACTTCATCAGCGCGATGGCCTGCGGCGCATTAGGCTATACCGATGCCGGACTGGTCTTTTTAGGGGCGGGCGTTTTTTCCTGGCTGAGCCTGGAGCCGGTTATCTTGCAGCGTCTGCGCAGCGCCGGCGAATTGCCCACCGCTATGCGGACTTCGCTGGGGATCCAGCTTGCGCCTGCGCTGGTGGCCTGTAGCGCCTGGCTGAGCGTCAACGGCGGTGAGGGCGATACGCTGGCAAAAATGTTATTTGGCTACGGCCTGCTGCAACTCCTGTTTATGCTGCGCCTGATGCCCTGGTATCTGTCGCAGCCGTTTAACGCCTCATTCTGGAGTTTCTCGTTCGGCGTGTCGGCCCTGGCGACCACCGGACTGCATCTTGGCCACGCCAGTCCCGCTGGCTTTTTTCACACGCTGGCGGTGCCGTTGTTCATCTTTACTAATGTTATCATCGCATTATTGTTGGTACGCACGTTCGCACTACTGATGCAGGGAAAACTGCTCATTCGCACAGAACGTGCGGCATTACTGAAATCTGAGGATAAAAAATGACCCTTCGTGATGAAAATTACTTCACTGAAAAATATGACTTAACCCGTACTCACTCTGACGTTCTGGAGGCGGTGAAGGTCGTCAAACCGGGAAAAACGCTGGATTTAGGCTGTGGCAATGGCCGTAACAGTCTGTATCTGGCGGCGAGGGGTTATGACGTGACCGCGTGGGATAAAAACCCGATGAGTATCGCCAACGTCGAACGTATCAAAGCGGCAGAAGGGCTGGACAATCTCCAGGCGAAAGTGGTGGATCTCAACGCCCTGACGTTTGAAGGCGAATATGATTTTATTCTCTCCACCGTGGTACTGATGTTCCTGGAAGCCAAAACGATTCCGGGTTTAATCGACAATATGCAGCGTTGCACCAAACCGGGCGGTTATAACCTGATTGTTGCCGCCATGGATACCGCTGATTTTCCGTGCACGGTAGGATTCCCGTTTGCTTTTAAAGAAGGGGAACTGCGTCGTTATTACGAAGGCTGGGAATTACTGAAATATAATGAAGATGTTGGCGAACTGCATCGTACTGATGCCAACGGCAACCGAATTAAACTGCGCTTCGCCACGCTGCTGGCGCGTAAAATGGCCTAAGCGAAAGCGCCGCTAACCTCCTCAGCGCCCAGCATTTTTCCTAAATATGGGCGCTCTGAAATAAATTGTGCTGTGGTTACCATTTTTAGTCCAACGCAGATGATTTCCCTTTGCTACTATTTCAATTGCATATCTGCATATTCTAAGGGATCGTTTCATGCGTACTCATACTTTATTTAAAGTTGCAGTGCTTACTGGTTTACTGGCCTTATCCGGCTGTGCATCAAAAGTCACACAGCCAGATAAATATTCTGGTTTTTTAAAAGACTACTCTGGTCTTAAGGAAACAAAATCCGCCACCGGGCATCCGGTGTTACGTTGGGTCGATCCCGGCTATAGCGAAACCAAATATGACAACATTGTCTGGAATCCAATAACCTATTATCCGGTACCAAAACCGACCACTCAGGTCGGCCAGAAGGTGCTCGATCAGCTGTTGAC
It encodes:
- a CDS encoding permease, coding for MFDYILSLGGTVFVPIIMIVIGLIFRIPWLQAIKAGVTVGIGFVGMGLVIVMAIDSLSPPIKVMIERFGLTLHVFDVGAGPASGVGYATAIGAMIIPIIFLLNVAMLVTRLTKTMNVDIYNYWHYAITGTVVQLMTGSLIYGVLGAICHAALSLKMADWTAKRVQNIVGLEGISIPQGYGSSSVPLFVLLDAIYEKIPFMKGRNIDAQEIQKRYGMVGDPVIIGVVLGLIFGLAAGEGFKGCASLMITVAAIMVLFPRMIRLIVEGLLPISDGARKFFQKHFKGREVYIGLDTAVTLGHPTTIAVGLLLIPIMLILASILPGNKVLPLADLPVAPFFICMATVIHRGDLIRTLISGVIVMVTVLLIATQFAPYFTDMALKGGFSFAGENAQISALSVGNMFGWSISELMSLGIIGVVVAVGIVASVVLFLRKRELSE
- a CDS encoding ribulose-phosphate 3 epimerase family protein, which translates into the protein MILHPSLASADPLHYGTTLTALADADMGSLHLDIEDSSFINNITFGLKTVQAVARQTTHPLSFHFMISRPQDWFSALAELKPAWIFVHAEALAYPSETLAQIRLIGAKAGLAFNPATPVDAYCYLAPHLDALMVMTSEPDGVGQQFIPALCEKVRRVRDCFPEAACWADGGITLSAAQQLATAGAQHLVVGRALFSSENYHATLSRFAGL
- a CDS encoding PTS sugar transporter subunit IIB, coding for MMKKILVACGTGMSTSTMIAHKLQEFLAEQGIPASTAQCCLNEIPLNCNGMDLIVTSMRTNNDYGIPTLNGAALLTGINDDALKQEIKALLTQ
- a CDS encoding DeoR family transcriptional regulator: MSQQRPDRIKQMLHYLWQHRHLSTQQAMELFGYAEATVRRDFQYIASQYPGMIRGHGSLDFDDSMDDKEYVFDVKRTLQAEAKKEIAALARTMIKDGDCFFLDSGSTCLELAKCLADARVKVICNDIKIANELGCFPHVESYIIGGLIRPGYFSVGESLALEMINAFSVERAFISCDALSLATGITNATMFEVGVKTRIIQRARDVVLMADHSKFDAVEPHAVATLSCIKTIISDSALADDIVQRYTHAGCHLVLPHR
- the sgcQ gene encoding BtpA family protein SgcQ, which gives rise to MSWLKEVIGTEKAVIAMCHLRALPGDPSFDAQKGMNWVIDRARDDLLALQNGGVDAVMFSNEFSLPYLTKVRPETTAAMARVIGQLMSEIRIPFGVNVLWDPVASFDLAMATGASFIREIFTGAYASDFGVWDTNVGETIRHQHRIGAGGVKTLFNIVPEAAVYLGNRDICSIAKSTVFNNHPDALCVSGLTAGARTDSALLKRVKETVPDTVVLANTGVCLENVEEQLSIADGCVTATTFKKDGVFANFVDQARVSRFMEKVHHIRQ
- a CDS encoding DUF465 domain-containing protein, whose translation is MFPEYRDLISRLKSENPRFLSLFEKHNNLDHEIARLEGSDGRGYNLEVVRLKKQKLQLKDDMLKILQKESVDAG
- the mdoD gene encoding glucan biosynthesis protein D (involved in the control of the structural glucose backbone of osmoregulated periplasmic glucans) codes for the protein MNRRRFIKGSMAMAAVCGTSGIASLFTRAAYAAESDIADGQTVRFDFSVLQSMAHDLAQKPWGGAPRALPNTLANLTPQAYNSIQYDAAQSLWNNVEDRQLDAQFFHVGMGFRRRVRMFSVDSSTHQAREIHFRPELFKYNDAGVDTKQLEGQTDLGFAGFRVFKAPELARRDVVSFLGASYFRAVDDTYQYGLSARGLAIDTYTDTKEEFPDFTAFWFDTVKPGATSFTVYALLDSPSITGAYKFVIHCEKSQVIMDVENRLYARKDIKQLGIAPMTSMFSCGNNERRMCDTIHPQIHDSDRLAMWRGNGEWICRPLNNPQKLQFNAYTDNNPKGFGLLQLDRDFTHYQDIMGWYNKRPSLWVEPRNQWGKGTIGLMEIPTTGETLDNVVCFWQPEKAIEAGDELEYKYRLYWSAQPPVRSPLARVMATRTGMGGFPEGWAPGEHYPEKWARRFAVDFVGGDLKAAAPKGIEPVITLSSGEAKQIEILYVEPFDGYRIQFDWYPTSDSTDPVDMRMFLRCQGEAISETWLYQYFPPAPDKRNYVDDRVMR
- a CDS encoding PTS sugar transporter subunit IIA, yielding MINDVKWVQTQREAKDWRQAVEIAARPLITFGAAQPGYVDGIIDNTLNWGPYYLIAPGIALPHARPEQGANHNQVSITTLKTPVAFGHEECDPVWLLLCVSATDANAHILTLQRISQFIDSPERLAAVRQAQTDAALFAQVCG
- the rimL gene encoding 50S ribosomal protein L7/L12-serine acetyltransferase; this translates as MSEIIEINDTLQLRAVEECHVAGLYQLVRKNSAWLQQFLDWPQYVNAEEDSRKSVQGNMMLHQRGYAKMFLIFDGEEMLGVLSFNQIEPLNKAAYIGYWIDEAQQGKGILSRALQAFIHHYAGRGEIRRFVIKCRVKNLASNQVAQRNGFTLEGCLKQAEFLNGHYDDVNLYARIIDSSLQ
- a CDS encoding M42 family peptidase — encoded protein: MSFSVQETLFSLLHLNAVSGHENSVAEVMLREFKRQAKEVWRDRLGNVVARYGSDNPNALRLMMFAHMDEVGFMVRKIEPSGFLRFERVGGPAQVTMSGSVVTLAGDNGPVMGCIGIKAYHFAKGDERTQSPCVDKLWIDIGAKDKADALRMGIQVGTPVTLYNPPQLLANDLVCSKALDDRLGCTALLGVADAIGTASLDIAVYLVASVQEEFNIRGIVPVLRRVKPDLAIGIDITPSCDTPDLQDYSDVRVNQGVGITCLNYHGRGTLAGLITPPRLIHMLEQTALAHHIPVQREVAPGVITETGYIQVEQDGIPCVSLSIPCRYTHSPAEVASLRDLTDCIRLLTALAGMPAGHFPVEPDSGTTQEANPL